From a single Silene latifolia isolate original U9 population unplaced genomic scaffold, ASM4854445v1 scaffold_213, whole genome shotgun sequence genomic region:
- the LOC141638675 gene encoding uncharacterized protein LOC141638675: protein MCFNFFVDGPGGTRKTYLYNALYAEVHLMAKIVLPTATSGIAASNIPSGRTTDSRFKLPVDLDSSLSCDVPKQGSLAALLRAATLLIWDEASMERKENVEALDTLLRDLCDPAVIFGGKLIVFGGDFRQILPVVPQKSNREVVAYSLVSSKLWPQLTKFRLTENIRARQDPAFSAFLLALGNGELQTEENEYVELPLGMVR from the coding sequence ATGTGCTTTAATTTCTTTGTTGATGGTCCAGGTGGCACTCGTAAAACATATTTATACAACGCTTTGTATGCAGAAGTTCATTTGATGGCTAAAATTGTGTTGCCTACAGCAACGTCAGGCATAGCTGCATCCAACATTCCTTCAGGACGGACTACCGACTCCAGGTTTAAGCTACCTGTAGACCTAGACAGTTCACTCTCATGCGATGTTCCAAAACAGGGGAGCTTAGCTGCTCTCTTAAGAGCGGCAACATTGCTCATATGGGATGAAGCTTCTATGGAAAGGAAAGAAAACGTTGAAGCACTGGATACACTCCTACGTGACTTGTGTGACCCTGCCGTTATATTCGGAGGGAAACTGATAGTATTTGGGGGTGACTTCCGCCAGATCCTGCCTGTAGTTCCTCAGAAATCCAATAGAGAAGTGGTGGCCTACAGCTTAGTGTCTTCTAAACTATGGCCCCAACTAACAAAATTTAGGCTCACTGAAAACATTCGTGCTAGGCAGGATCCAGCATTCTCAGCATTCTTACTAGCCCTGGGAAATGGTGAGCTCCAAACTGAAGAAAATGAATATGTTGAACTACCACTAGGAATGGTAAGGTAA